TGATTTCTTGTCTTAACCTGATTTCTCACAgtaatctgtttttgtgtgcatgtaaacacagatgGAAGATTTTGTAATTTCATCTCAGTGTAccttcaaaaaatgtttttatcaacataatTAATGTTTATTTCACTATTCTTGTAGGTACTCAATAGGTGAAGGCATCCAACTGGATTGCTTACTGAAGGAACCAATGGAGGGTAAAAGTTCAGGACCTTCATGCTCTGGCCTCAATCTGGTTGCGCACCCACGGGCAAAAAGCAAAGTCTGGAAATACTTTGGCTTGACACAGATGCAGATGGCTGCATATTGCACTGGAAACGGATTATACTGCCGTGTATGATGAGTCAAATTGCTTACCCGGAAACACCTCCAATCTGTCATACCATCTTGAAAAGAACCACCCTGTAGAGTTCAGTGAGTATGTGAAGAGCAACACGGATCAGATGCGTGAGGCGTTTGCCTCGGCATTCTCCAGATAAAGACTGAGCTTCAGGTCTTCATGTTCAGCAACAGTCCCAGGACCAAACATAAGGCAGAGCTTAGGCTATGAAAACAGAAGACACAATGACTtgactgctgctgtcatcaACTTCATCTGCGAGGGGTTTGTACCCTGTATCTGTAGTTGAAGAACCGACTTTCAAGACCTTAATGAGTACCGTTGATCCTGGGTACTCTCCACCAAGCAAGACTGACCTGTTAGTTAAAATGCTTCTCAGATGTATGCCGTGCCCAGGGACATGGTCTTTAGTGAGCTTGCTAGTGTTGTGAATTGTGGTGTTACTACAGGACCTTTGGCAAAGCCAAACCCAGAATAGAACGTACATTTCACTCTCTATGCATTCAGTTAATTACAACAGTACTACTGGCTTCTCTATGACAACAAGTGCCTTAAAACCTTTGACGTACAAGAGGACAACCAGCTGAGAACATCACCAGAGCGATGTATGAAACTTTTGTTGAGTGGGGAAATAACCCACAAAGTTAGCGGTGCCACCACAAATGGTTCAGTGGACATGTCAAAGCATGCTCACTCCTGGAACTATCAGTGGAAATGCCTTGCCTTGGACATACCATCAACCGTGCAATGGACGAAGCCTTCCAGCTGCCACGAGTTGACTGTTTTTTGGTATGTTGCCGCAAACTTGTGGATCATTTCAGAGAACCGTCAATGTATCTGCTGAGggagaaacagaagcagcatGGCCTTGCTCAATGTGTACTCATTACAGACAGGGGTAGGTCTTGGTTGGCAACGTTGGCAATGCTGCAAAGACTGAAACAGCAACAGGTTGCTATAACTGCAACACTTACAGAGAGTTCCAGCAGCCACCATTTTCGACTTTGGTGTCCTGACTGGGCCTTGTTGGAGGGCTTGACTGAAATCCTCCAGCCTTTAAAGTTGTGGCAAACATGATAACTTCTTGCAGGTACCCAACATTAGCATGGTTAGGCCTGTGCTTCATATGCTGTTGAACCACCACCCTCAAGTCAGGAAGGGGACTCAAAGAGATCAGCATGACCAAAGAGGTCATCTCAAGGTCCTATCAAGCACCTAATTCACAGAATTCACAACTATCGCAAGAAATTTCAATATTCCTCAACATTGTACCTTCCTGGATCCTCGTACAAAGAAGTTGCCTTTCCTGTCCACCCAGGAACGCACCAAAGTTGAGAATAACATAATTGAAGTAGGCAAAGGCAGTCCTTGAGACAGCAGATTGCAGAGCGACCATGCCAGATGATTTCTCTTGTATCTGAGGCCACCTAGCAAAAAAACATGCACGAGAATCCTCGACCAGCAGTGTCCCACGACAACCCTTTGGCTGCTATATTTTGCCAGTCTGATGCAGACCACAGCCAGGAGGAAGCTGCATGCACAAGTGGTAGAGGAGCTGAGAGCAACTACAAATCACAGAGAGTCCTAGGTTTAAATGAGGACCCTTACTATGGTGGACAAGTCATGCACCTGTTCCCCACCCTCCCAAGGTGCTCCAGAAGTACTGGTGTGTTCCTGCTACAAGTGTACCGTGTCACAGCGTTCACTCTCTTGACTGTTTTGTGGGGAAGAGGAACCGCGTTATTTGCTCCAGCTTTTAGTAGATCAGCAGGTCTTCTTGTACGAGAACTCGCGAGGCTACTATGAGCCTGACCCAGTGGGATGATTTGGACAATGTTTGGGAAGGGACACTGTGGTCTGGGTCAGCCACTTGAATGACTGTGTGCCTTAAACATGCAAAAAGGAAAGATATTTAAAGACTTATTTTTCTGCATCGATGTGGTCTACATTGCTATATGTAAACAAGCAGTGTCCGTAATGGACCCGTTATATTaaccttttcttttaatttggtGGTTAATCCGTATGAAAAGCATTTGTTCATATTGTTGCACCATCACATTTGAAAATGGTTGTACGATATTTAAAATTTTGTCTACAGTTGTCGACACCTTCAAAGCCATTAGCTAACATCCACGTTAAATCTTCAAAAGTTCAAACATGTCACTCAGAAACaacacatgtttgtttttagct
The Larimichthys crocea isolate SSNF chromosome VIII, L_crocea_2.0, whole genome shotgun sequence genome window above contains:
- the LOC109139870 gene encoding LOW QUALITY PROTEIN: zinc finger BED domain-containing protein 1 (The sequence of the model RefSeq protein was modified relative to this genomic sequence to represent the inferred CDS: inserted 10 bases in 10 codons; deleted 6 bases in 5 codons; substituted 4 bases at 4 genomic stop codons); translation: MEGKSSGPSCSGLNLVAHPRAKSKVWKYFGXDTDADGCILHWKRIILPCMMSQIAYXGNTSNLSYHLEKNHPVEFSEYVKSNTDQMREAFASAFSRXRLSFRSSCSATVPGPNIRQSLGYENRRHNDLTAAVINFICEGLYPVSVVEEPTFKTLMSTVDPGYSPPSKTDLLVKMLXQMYAVPRDMVFSELASVVNCGVTTDLWQSQTQNRTYISLSMHSVNYNSTTGFSMXNKCLKTFDVQEDNXAENITRAMYETFVEWGNNPQSXRCHHKWFSGHVKACSLLELSVEMPCLGHTINRAMDEAFQLPRVDCFLVCCRKLVDHFREPSMYLLREKQKQHGLAQCVLITDRGRSWLATLAMLQRLKQQQVAITATLTESSSSHHFRLWCPDWALLEGLTEILQPLKXVANMITSCRYPTXSMVRPVLHMLLNTTLKSGRGLKEISMTKEVISRSYQAPNSQNSQLSQEISIFLNIXTFLDPRTKKLPFLSTQERTKVENNIIEVGKGSPXDSRLQSDHARXFLLYLRPPSKKTCXENPRPAVSHDNPLAAIFCQSDADHSQEELHAQVVEELSNYKSQRVLGLNEDPYXWWTSHAPVPHPPKVLQKYWCVPATSVPCHSVHSLDCFVGKRNRVICSSF